A window of the Dunckerocampus dactyliophorus isolate RoL2022-P2 chromosome 19, RoL_Ddac_1.1, whole genome shotgun sequence genome harbors these coding sequences:
- the atraid gene encoding all-trans retinoic acid-induced differentiation factor: protein MKAGNGQLKPTLIVFIIYLCFCTTQNLKELQVCSRCSGTVLDGSAVGLFCSSSAGRIAGRCCMGNKTSDHERIIGLDLSNCSLNHVEYLQEASTALLIDLSRNTLVNISDLAFQGFTELNYLILPADIACPGGNSSWEKVELKEGNWLCEGQKNMCNQTGQMSVHCPEFSQCGPFGPGFFECSCADNYYGYKCLRQGEFPGFQVFGAIGASTLVLSLLLWVTQRRKAKSL, encoded by the exons ATGAAAGCTGGGAACGGCCAGCTCAAACCTACACTGattgtttttatcatttatttgtgtttttgcactACTCAGAACCTTAAAGAGCTACAG GTATGTAGTCGATGTAGCGGGACAGTCCTGGATGGCTCTGCAGTGGGTCTGTTTTGCTCCTCGTCCGCTGGTCGGATAGCCGGACGCTGCTGCATGGGGAATAAAACGAGCGACCATGAACGCATCATCGG gttGGATCTGTCCAATTGCTCCCTAAATCATGTGGAGTATCTCCAGGAAGCATCCACAGCTTTATTGAT AGACCTCTCACGAAACACTCTTGTCAACATCAGCGACTTGGCATTTCAAGGATTTACTGAGTTAAACtactt gatTTTACCTGCAGACATCGCATGTCCTGGTGGGAATTCCTCCTGGGAAAAAGTGGAGCTGAAAGAGGGAAACTGGTTGTGTGAAGGCCAGAAGAATATGTGCAACCAAACCGGGCAGATGT CCGTCCATTGTCCGGAGTTCTCCCAGTGTGGCCCCTTCGGTCCTGGCTTCTTTGAGTGCAGCTGTGCAGACAACTACTACGGATACAAGTGTCTCAGACAA GGGGAATTCCCAGGCTTCCAGGTGTTTGGGGCTATCGGTGCATCCACGCTGGTGCTTTCCCTCCTGCTGTGGGTCACGCAGAGACGAAAGGCCAAGTCActgtag